Genomic window (Aquimarina sp. BL5):
GGAGTAGTTTTTAATGGTGGTGCAACCGTTACGACTCCTGATATTGCTGCATCAAACGGTATTATACATAAGATAGATGCTGTAATCGGATTACCAGACATAACAACTTTTGCTACAGTCGATCCTAATTTATCAAGACTTGTGGAGGGATTAAATGCTTATAGTTTTGATTATGTAACTACGCTACAAGGAACTGGTCCTTTTACTGTATTTGCTCCTAACAATGCTGCTTTTGATACTCTATTGGCAACTGATCCTATGTGGACTGCAACTGGAGATATTCCAGAAATGACATTACAAACTGCTTTAAATCTTCATGTAATTGAAAATGCAAATGTCCTAGAAGCTGATTTAACTGATGGAGAAGTAAATACGTTAGGTGGAAATGTAACTATAGATGCCACTGCAAAAACAGTTTCTGATGGAGCTGACCCTGCTAATACAGCAGCGATAACTACAACAGATGTTCAAGCAACTAATGGTGTTATACACGTAATCGATAATGTTTTATTATCTCCAATAGTTCCTAACTAGTAGACACATATCTATAAAGAAACAAAAGGCTCGTTTTCAATAGAAAACGAGCCTTTATTTATGAATAAGATTTCGACTTATTTTTTCGCTTTTTGTTGCTCTGCTTGCTCCATCAATTCTTTCATTTTCTTCTGAAACTTACCTTGTTTTTTGGGTTTTTTCTTATTCTCCTGAATCTTAGCATGAATTTTATCTTCGTCTATAATCACATTCTTAATCACTAACATAATACCAATTGTAATTAGGTTAGAAATAAAATAGTATAGCGATAATCCACTTGCATAGTTATTAAAGAACACCAACATCATTAATGGAGATAAATACATAATAAACTTCATATTAGGCATACCCGGTTGTTGCTGTTGCATAGTTTGTCCGGTAGTCATCATCATATAAATGAATATAGCGATAGAAGCTAAAATCGGAAATAAACTAATATGATCACCATAGAACGGAATTTCGAAAGGTAATTTTGCTATGGTATCATAACTGGATAAATCATCTGCCCACAAGAAACTTTTTTGCCTCAAATCAAAAGCACTAGGAAAGAAATTAAATAAAGCATAAAAGACAGGAATCTGCATCAGTGCTGGTAAACAACCACTCATTGGGCTTGCTCCCGCCTTACTATACAAAGCCATTGTTTCCTGTTGCTTTTTCAT
Coding sequences:
- a CDS encoding fasciclin domain-containing protein, coding for MKIISKISNAVIIAALVLGISSCGDDDDGNIIIPTDNIVVTATADTDLSLLVAALGAADGDLVSVLSGTGPFTVLAPTNTAMEAFLTANNYADLAAVPTDALQQLLLNHVIPGEVTSTALTSNGTGYAKTASTAGPDDTNISIYYNTSNGVVFNGGATVTTPDIAASNGIIHKIDAVIGLPDITTFATVDPNLSRLVEGLNAYSFDYVTTLQGTGPFTVFAPNNAAFDTLLATDPMWTATGDIPEMTLQTALNLHVIENANVLEADLTDGEVNTLGGNVTIDATAKTVSDGADPANTAAITTTDVQATNGVIHVIDNVLLSPIVPN